A stretch of DNA from Streptomyces gobiensis:
CACACCGCCTGGCCCCTACGCCAACCACCAACCACAAACAGCGCCTGGTCGGCACGGTGCACGTCAGGGCCGAGCCCGCTGTGACCGTCACCACCTCGTGCCGCTGACCGATGAGAAGCGGCCGTCCTGGCGGTCAGTCGTTCATGAAGAGGGCCGGGACACGTCCGAGCCCACGACCACGAAGGAGGACACGGCATGGGCAAGGTTGTCGTGATCGAGCACCTGACGCTCGACGGCGTGATGCAGGCCCCGGGACATCCCGACGAAGACCGCCGGGACGGCTTCCAGCACGGCGGTTGGGCGACGCAGCGCCAGGACCCTGTCATGCAGGAGGTGATGGGCGCGCACATGTCGAGCACCTGGTCCCTGCTGGCAGGCCGAACGACGTATGAGCGCTTCGCGGACTACTGGCCCCGGCAGGAGCCGAACCCGTTCACCGAAGCGCTCAACCGGGTCCGCAAGTATGTGGCATCGACCACGCTGACCGAGCCGCTGGCCTGGCAGAACTCCACCCTCCTCAAAGGCGATGCCGCCGCTGCCGTGGCGAAGCTGAAGGACGAGGTGGCAGAGAACCTGGTGGTGTTCGGCAGCGGGGTGCTGGTCCGGTCACTGCTGACGCACCACCTCGTCGACAAGATGGTCCTGCTGATCCACCCGCTGACGCTGGGCTCGGGCCGTCGGCTGTTTGCAGACTCCGGCCCGGACCTGGCCGCCCACCAGCTGACTGACTGCACGACGACCCGCACCGGGGTGATCATC
This window harbors:
- a CDS encoding dihydrofolate reductase family protein — translated: MGKVVVIEHLTLDGVMQAPGHPDEDRRDGFQHGGWATQRQDPVMQEVMGAHMSSTWSLLAGRTTYERFADYWPRQEPNPFTEALNRVRKYVASTTLTEPLAWQNSTLLKGDAAAAVAKLKDEVAENLVVFGSGVLVRSLLTHHLVDKMVLLIHPLTLGSGRRLFADSGPDLAAHQLTDCTTTRTGVIIAAYHPAGE